From a region of the Chitinophaga caseinilytica genome:
- a CDS encoding DUF1080 domain-containing protein, whose translation MKKHLLLGCGVLLMSVSYAQTAKWQNLFNGKDLKGWKQLNGKAIYEVKNGEIVGTTVLSEPNSFLATEKDYGDFIFEVEYKLEKDFNSGIQFRSQSKADYQNGRVFGYQMEVDPSPRKWSGGVYEEGRRGWLYPLDLNPAAQNAYKAGDWNKYRIECRGSEIRTFINGVSAAHVIDSELPSGFIALQVHGIGKKAEDAGKKIRWRNIRIMENPAASQFSKYDDVYVVNNIPNNISEQEKLQGVRLLWDGASTKGWRGAYKPEFPAKGWEIKDGILSVQPSDGGESTNGGDIVTEEEFAAFDLEFDFKLTPGANSGVKYFVTESENNKGSAIGLEYQVLDDDQHPDAKLGAAGNRKVGSLYDLIPAYKMTNSHRKVGEWNHGRVVVYPDNRVEHWMNGHKVVSYTRGDNIYKALVARSKYEKYPNFGLAEKGRILIQDHGNNVSFKSIKIKSLK comes from the coding sequence ATGAAAAAGCACCTCCTTCTGGGCTGCGGGGTTTTGCTCATGTCTGTTTCCTATGCGCAGACGGCCAAATGGCAGAACCTGTTCAACGGCAAAGACTTGAAAGGCTGGAAACAGCTCAACGGCAAAGCTATTTATGAAGTGAAGAACGGCGAGATCGTGGGTACCACGGTGCTCAGCGAACCTAATTCCTTCCTGGCTACGGAAAAGGATTACGGCGATTTTATTTTCGAAGTGGAGTACAAGCTGGAAAAGGATTTCAATTCGGGCATCCAGTTCCGCTCCCAGAGCAAGGCTGATTACCAGAACGGCCGGGTATTCGGTTACCAGATGGAAGTAGACCCCTCTCCCCGCAAATGGAGCGGCGGCGTGTACGAAGAAGGCCGCAGGGGCTGGCTGTATCCCCTCGATCTGAACCCCGCCGCCCAGAACGCCTACAAGGCGGGCGACTGGAATAAATACAGAATTGAATGTCGTGGCTCCGAAATCCGTACCTTTATCAACGGAGTATCGGCCGCCCACGTTATCGACAGTGAACTTCCCTCCGGGTTCATTGCCCTGCAGGTCCACGGAATCGGCAAAAAAGCCGAAGATGCAGGCAAGAAGATCCGCTGGCGCAATATCCGCATCATGGAGAACCCTGCCGCATCGCAGTTTTCGAAGTATGATGACGTGTACGTGGTGAACAACATTCCCAACAACATCTCCGAACAGGAGAAACTGCAGGGCGTTCGCCTGCTGTGGGACGGGGCCAGCACCAAAGGCTGGCGCGGTGCCTACAAACCTGAATTCCCGGCAAAAGGATGGGAAATCAAGGATGGCATCCTCAGCGTGCAACCGTCTGACGGCGGAGAATCCACCAACGGCGGAGATATCGTGACCGAAGAGGAATTCGCAGCGTTCGACCTCGAATTTGATTTTAAACTAACGCCGGGAGCCAACAGCGGCGTGAAGTATTTTGTGACGGAATCCGAAAACAACAAAGGCTCCGCCATTGGTCTGGAATACCAGGTGCTGGACGACGATCAGCATCCCGATGCCAAACTGGGCGCAGCCGGCAACCGCAAAGTGGGTTCGCTGTACGATCTCATTCCGGCCTACAAAATGACCAACTCCCATCGCAAGGTCGGGGAATGGAACCACGGCCGCGTGGTAGTGTATCCGGACAACCGCGTAGAGCACTGGATGAACGGCCATAAAGTCGTGAGCTATACCCGTGGCGACAATATCTACAAAGCCCTCGTGGCGCGTAGCAAGTATGAGAAATATCCGAACTTCGGGCTCGCAGAAAAAGGCCGCATCCTGATCCAGGACCACGGCAATAACGTGAGCTTCAAAAGTATCAAGATAAAGAGTTTGAAGTAG
- a CDS encoding EboA domain-containing protein, with amino-acid sequence MGYAYEAPGTAAVLAEIIQQQIPEKGKQWIAGQLEAWQTKGTLQTFNIAFTAAPRFLGRDEISVPPAARAALLPRSVDGFTADRLFRTWWLLQLPVTDQAAYVQAVENLFLAGEMYELTALYGALPFLAFPQAWKLRTAEGIRSNIGSVLEAIMVRNPYPAQYLDEPAWNQLVMKAFFTDKPVHLISGLDQRANPELARILRDFSRERRAAARPVPPMLWRLVGPFIDKDNFEDLERAWFSEVHAEREAAALACHLSTYAPARQLLETRADMAAEIQQQQLTWDTVAARVNGL; translated from the coding sequence ATGGGATACGCATACGAAGCACCGGGTACAGCCGCAGTTTTAGCAGAGATCATTCAACAGCAAATCCCCGAAAAGGGTAAGCAATGGATAGCCGGCCAACTGGAAGCCTGGCAAACGAAGGGCACTCTTCAAACTTTCAATATCGCATTCACCGCCGCCCCCAGGTTCCTGGGCCGCGACGAAATCTCCGTGCCGCCCGCCGCCCGCGCAGCCCTGCTGCCCCGCTCGGTAGACGGTTTCACCGCCGATCGCCTCTTCCGCACCTGGTGGCTCCTGCAATTGCCGGTTACCGACCAGGCCGCCTACGTGCAGGCCGTCGAAAACCTCTTCCTCGCCGGAGAAATGTACGAGCTCACCGCCCTCTACGGCGCCCTCCCGTTCCTCGCATTCCCGCAGGCCTGGAAACTCCGCACCGCCGAAGGCATCCGCTCCAACATCGGCTCCGTTCTCGAAGCCATCATGGTCCGCAACCCTTACCCGGCGCAGTATCTCGACGAGCCCGCATGGAACCAGCTCGTCATGAAAGCCTTCTTCACCGACAAACCCGTTCATCTCATATCCGGCCTCGACCAACGTGCAAACCCGGAACTGGCCCGCATCCTGCGCGATTTCTCCCGCGAGCGCCGCGCCGCCGCACGCCCCGTTCCGCCCATGCTCTGGCGCCTCGTTGGCCCGTTCATCGATAAAGATAACTTCGAAGACCTCGAACGCGCTTGGTTCTCCGAAGTGCACGCCGAACGCGAAGCCGCCGCACTCGCTTGCCACCTGTCAACCTACGCGCCGGCCAGACAATTGCTCGAAACCCGCGCTGACATGGCTGCGGAAATACAGCAGCAGCAATTGACATGGGACACCGTTGCCGCCCGTGTAAATGGTCTTTAG
- the eboE gene encoding metabolite traffic protein EboE, with protein METPFGHLTYCTNIHSGESWPEHFEQLRRFIPAVKAEVSPGKPFGIGLRLSNLASLELSKAPALEEFQQWLQENDCYVFTMNGFPFGGFHHERVKDQVHTPDWSTAERAAYTARLFRILAVLLPEGMEGGISTSPLSYKFWHRCEEERKSVTEGATFNMLLVVEQLIQVHRNGGPLLHLDIEPEPDGLLENSKEYLDWYFQYLLPAGVMLFTEKFGFSEEEATLAIKRHVQLCYDVCHFAVSYEDPQVVLERMQFFGLKVGKIQISAALKALLPKGDRENVVAAFRQFNEAVYLHQVIARKSDGDKIHYPDLPEALAEAGREDVEEWRAHFHVPVFTGEFGALSSTRDDIVRVLSRQQSKPFTTHLEVETYTWEVLPAGLKQEMSASISRELKWVMKQLDI; from the coding sequence ATGGAAACACCATTCGGGCATCTGACCTATTGTACCAATATTCACTCCGGCGAAAGCTGGCCCGAACATTTCGAGCAACTGCGCCGGTTCATCCCCGCCGTGAAGGCCGAAGTGAGTCCCGGTAAGCCTTTCGGCATCGGGCTGCGACTCAGTAACCTCGCCAGCCTCGAACTGTCGAAAGCGCCTGCGCTGGAGGAATTCCAACAATGGCTCCAGGAAAACGACTGCTACGTTTTTACCATGAACGGTTTCCCCTTCGGCGGATTCCATCACGAACGCGTGAAAGACCAGGTGCATACGCCCGATTGGTCTACCGCCGAACGCGCCGCCTACACCGCCCGCCTGTTCCGCATCCTGGCTGTTTTGCTGCCGGAAGGGATGGAAGGCGGCATCTCCACTTCACCGCTGTCTTACAAGTTCTGGCACCGTTGTGAAGAAGAAAGGAAATCCGTGACCGAAGGCGCCACTTTCAATATGCTGCTCGTCGTGGAACAGCTCATCCAGGTGCACAGGAACGGAGGACCGTTGCTGCATCTCGACATCGAGCCCGAGCCCGACGGCCTCCTGGAAAATTCGAAAGAGTACCTGGACTGGTACTTCCAATACCTCCTGCCCGCCGGCGTGATGCTGTTCACCGAAAAGTTCGGTTTCAGCGAAGAAGAAGCGACGCTCGCCATCAAACGGCACGTGCAGCTTTGTTACGACGTATGCCACTTCGCCGTGTCTTACGAAGACCCGCAGGTAGTGCTGGAACGTATGCAGTTTTTTGGTTTGAAAGTCGGGAAGATACAGATCAGCGCCGCGCTGAAAGCCTTGCTGCCAAAGGGCGACAGGGAAAATGTGGTGGCCGCTTTCCGGCAGTTCAACGAAGCGGTATACCTCCACCAGGTGATCGCCCGGAAAAGCGACGGCGATAAAATCCATTATCCCGATCTGCCGGAAGCCCTCGCGGAAGCAGGAAGGGAAGATGTGGAAGAATGGCGCGCACACTTCCATGTGCCCGTATTCACCGGCGAATTCGGCGCCCTCAGCTCCACGCGCGACGATATCGTTCGCGTGCTTTCGCGCCAGCAATCCAAACCCTTCACCACACATCTCGAAGTGGAAACCTATACCTGGGAAGTGTTGCCCGCCGGCCTGAAGCAGGAAATGAGCGCCTCCATCTCCCGGGAACTGAAATGGGTGATGAAGCAGCTGGATATTTAG
- a CDS encoding TatD family hydrolase: MCCNAQLTEKDLVPQSYDPAFLDAIKGMRFFDPHVHMTSRTTDDYQAMADAGVVAIIEPAFWLGQPRTGIDTFRDYFSSLIGWERFRSSQFGIKHYCTIGLNSKEANNEKLSEQVMEILPLFIYKEGVVGVGEIGFDDQTALEEKYYRAQLQLAKEAGLPVQIHTPHRDKKQGTTRSMDIAIEMGLDPGMVIVDHNNEETVKEVLDRGFWAAFTIYPFTKMGNERMVDIVKQYGTERIMVNSAADWGISDPLAVPKTAALMLERGISKEDIEMVAYRNAITAFAQSGQINVADFERPAEIDQSLKFNGSTVLRGGQQPRPNKQSTIIR, translated from the coding sequence ATGTGTTGTAATGCTCAGCTGACGGAAAAGGATTTAGTCCCGCAATCATATGACCCGGCCTTCCTGGATGCCATCAAAGGCATGCGGTTCTTCGACCCGCACGTTCATATGACCTCGCGGACCACAGACGATTACCAGGCCATGGCCGACGCCGGCGTGGTCGCCATCATTGAACCGGCCTTCTGGCTCGGGCAACCGCGGACCGGTATTGATACCTTCCGCGATTATTTCAGCAGTCTGATCGGATGGGAACGCTTCCGCTCTTCCCAGTTCGGCATCAAACATTACTGCACCATCGGCCTCAATTCCAAAGAAGCCAACAATGAAAAACTCAGCGAACAGGTGATGGAAATCCTCCCCCTGTTCATTTACAAGGAAGGCGTTGTAGGTGTGGGCGAGATCGGGTTCGACGATCAGACCGCCCTGGAAGAAAAATATTACCGCGCACAGCTGCAGCTCGCCAAAGAAGCGGGGCTGCCCGTGCAGATCCATACACCGCACCGCGATAAAAAGCAGGGAACCACCCGCAGCATGGACATCGCCATCGAAATGGGGCTCGACCCCGGCATGGTGATCGTTGACCACAACAACGAAGAAACCGTGAAAGAAGTGCTGGACCGTGGTTTCTGGGCGGCTTTCACCATCTACCCGTTCACCAAAATGGGCAACGAGCGGATGGTAGACATCGTGAAGCAGTACGGAACGGAGCGCATCATGGTGAATTCCGCGGCAGACTGGGGCATCAGCGATCCGCTGGCCGTTCCCAAAACCGCGGCGCTCATGCTCGAAAGGGGTATATCGAAAGAAGATATCGAAATGGTCGCTTATCGCAACGCCATCACGGCTTTCGCGCAGAGCGGCCAGATCAACGTAGCGGATTTCGAACGGCCCGCGGAAATCGACCAAAGCCTGAAATTCAATGGCAGCACCGTTTTGAGAGGCGGTCAGCAGCCAAGACCAAACAAACAATCCACGATCATACGATAA
- a CDS encoding DJ-1/PfpI family protein, with protein MASKKIVFLTGDYAEDYETMVPFQMLQMVGHDVHAVCPDKSAGEKVITAIHDFEGQQTYSEKPGHYFVLNASFADINPAEYDALVLAGGRAPEYLRLNKKVIDMVQHFAKAGKPIAAVCHGIQILTAADVVRGKKLTAYPAVEPEVTMAGGTYESVNVYEAVTDGNLVTAPAWPAHPQWMAAFLKVLGTRIEP; from the coding sequence ATGGCAAGTAAGAAGATCGTGTTCCTTACGGGGGACTATGCAGAAGATTACGAGACGATGGTGCCGTTCCAGATGCTCCAGATGGTGGGGCACGACGTGCACGCGGTGTGCCCTGACAAATCGGCCGGGGAGAAGGTGATCACGGCGATCCATGATTTTGAGGGGCAGCAGACGTACAGCGAAAAGCCGGGGCATTATTTCGTGCTGAACGCTTCCTTCGCTGACATTAACCCCGCCGAATACGACGCCCTCGTACTGGCAGGAGGCCGCGCGCCGGAATACCTGCGGCTGAATAAAAAGGTGATCGACATGGTACAGCATTTCGCGAAGGCCGGCAAGCCGATCGCGGCCGTTTGCCATGGTATCCAGATACTTACGGCGGCAGACGTGGTGCGCGGGAAGAAATTGACGGCCTACCCGGCCGTGGAGCCCGAAGTAACCATGGCCGGCGGCACCTATGAATCGGTGAACGTCTACGAAGCGGTGACGGACGGTAACCTCGTAACCGCCCCCGCCTGGCCCGCTCACCCCCAATGGATGGCGGCTTTCCTGAAAGTCCTCGGCACCCGGATCGAGCCCTGA
- the eboC gene encoding UbiA-like protein EboC (EboC, a homolog the polyprenyltransferase UbiA, belongs to system of proteins involved in the trafficking of precursor metabolites to an extracytoplasmic compartment so that the biosynthesis of certain natural products, such as scytonemin, can be completed.), with the protein MNYILSKLLGYLRLMRPANILTAITDIIAGAAIVGFFEHGLNDLQSILQLGCLMIATIGLYGGGVVFNDVFDAKLDKVERPERPIPSGVISITEASVLGGYLLVVGILAAFTVSNFSGWIAVLTAVSALVYDKWAKHHSVLGPLLMGVCRGLNLSLGMSVYLVSLQGDFLWWIAVVPVAYIAAVTMISRDEVHGGTKTPLMRAAVTYALVIGVIGFFSYMTGQWLTVPLFLAFFAWLIFKPLIKAMKEPTGPNIGKSVKWGVLGLIAMNAAWTAAFAGAPYGLAVLAFLPLSIFLGKLFAVT; encoded by the coding sequence GTGAACTATATCCTTAGCAAACTGCTGGGTTACCTCCGGCTCATGCGGCCGGCCAATATCCTGACCGCCATTACCGACATCATTGCCGGTGCGGCCATCGTAGGCTTTTTTGAACATGGGCTGAACGATCTGCAATCCATCCTCCAACTGGGATGCCTCATGATCGCCACCATCGGGCTGTATGGCGGGGGCGTGGTTTTCAACGACGTGTTCGATGCGAAACTCGATAAAGTGGAACGCCCGGAAAGGCCCATCCCCAGCGGCGTTATCTCCATCACCGAAGCCAGCGTGCTGGGCGGGTACCTCCTCGTGGTAGGGATCCTCGCGGCTTTCACTGTTAGTAATTTCTCCGGCTGGATAGCGGTGCTGACCGCCGTTTCGGCCCTCGTTTACGATAAATGGGCAAAGCATCATTCCGTGCTCGGGCCTTTGCTGATGGGCGTTTGCCGCGGCCTGAACCTCTCGCTGGGGATGAGCGTTTACCTCGTTTCCCTCCAGGGAGATTTCCTCTGGTGGATCGCCGTTGTGCCGGTAGCGTACATCGCGGCCGTAACGATGATCTCGCGGGATGAAGTGCACGGCGGCACGAAAACACCGCTCATGCGCGCGGCGGTCACCTATGCGCTCGTGATCGGGGTCATCGGCTTTTTCAGCTACATGACCGGCCAGTGGCTCACCGTCCCCCTGTTCCTCGCTTTCTTCGCCTGGCTCATCTTTAAACCGCTCATCAAAGCGATGAAAGAGCCCACCGGCCCCAACATCGGGAAGTCCGTCAAATGGGGCGTACTGGGCCTCATCGCCATGAACGCCGCCTGGACGGCCGCCTTCGCCGGCGCCCCCTACGGCCTGGCCGTGCTCGCCTTCCTCCCGCTGTCCATCTTCCTCGGTAAACTCTTCGCCGTTACCTGA
- a CDS encoding 3-dehydroquinate synthase, whose product MAFIQQSFSVAFEYKVFFTEHLFSTDNRVFAQFLETRAEKGFRKKLLFIVDDGVSSRHDYLQEQITAYCADIEGFELVEDVIVVPGGEASKNDLQLFHWLVNAVDQHAIDRHSYIVAIGGGSVLDLVGYVAGVSHRGVKIIRIPTTVLSQNDSGVGVKNGINYHGKKNFLGTFAPPAAVFNDAHFLTTLDERDWRSGMVEAVKVALIKDAAFFDWMEANAAQLTEAEPTALNYLIHRCAELHMQHIGGGGDPFESGSSRPLDFGHWSAHKLEQLTDFELRHGEAVSIGIALDSVYSWLTGLLDPESLERIIQLLKALRLPLYHPLLEIEDDEAPIVAGLQEFREHLGGRLTISLLEAIGKGKEVHSIDVNNLRKAVNMLRDKW is encoded by the coding sequence ATGGCGTTTATTCAACAATCATTCAGTGTTGCGTTCGAGTATAAGGTTTTTTTCACGGAGCACCTGTTCAGTACAGACAACCGGGTTTTCGCACAATTCCTCGAAACCCGTGCGGAGAAAGGCTTTCGTAAGAAATTACTTTTCATTGTAGACGATGGCGTTTCCAGCCGGCACGATTACCTGCAGGAGCAGATCACGGCCTATTGCGCCGATATCGAAGGGTTCGAACTGGTGGAAGATGTGATCGTGGTTCCGGGAGGCGAAGCTTCCAAAAACGATCTCCAGCTGTTCCACTGGCTCGTGAACGCAGTAGACCAGCATGCCATCGACCGTCATTCCTATATCGTAGCCATCGGCGGCGGTTCCGTGCTCGACCTCGTAGGGTACGTAGCCGGCGTGAGCCACCGTGGTGTTAAAATCATCCGCATTCCCACCACCGTGCTTTCTCAAAACGATTCCGGCGTGGGTGTGAAAAACGGCATCAATTATCACGGCAAAAAGAATTTCCTCGGCACTTTCGCCCCGCCCGCGGCCGTTTTCAACGACGCGCATTTCCTCACCACGCTCGACGAGCGCGACTGGCGCAGCGGCATGGTGGAAGCGGTGAAAGTGGCGCTCATCAAAGACGCCGCCTTCTTCGACTGGATGGAGGCGAACGCCGCGCAACTCACCGAAGCGGAGCCAACTGCCCTCAATTACCTCATTCACCGCTGCGCGGAACTGCATATGCAGCACATCGGCGGCGGCGGCGATCCGTTCGAAAGCGGCTCCTCCCGTCCACTGGATTTCGGACACTGGAGCGCGCACAAGCTCGAACAGCTCACCGATTTCGAACTGCGCCACGGAGAAGCCGTTTCTATCGGCATCGCGCTGGACAGCGTGTATTCCTGGCTCACCGGTCTGCTCGACCCCGAAAGCCTGGAACGCATCATCCAGCTGCTGAAAGCCCTGCGCCTGCCGCTTTATCACCCGTTGCTGGAGATCGAAGACGACGAAGCGCCCATCGTGGCCGGCCTGCAGGAGTTCCGCGAGCACCTCGGCGGAAGGCTCACCATTTCCCTCCTCGAAGCCATCGGCAAAGGAAAGGAAGTGCATTCCATCGACGTCAACAACCTCCGCAAAGCCGTGAACATGCTGCGCGACAAATGGTAG
- a CDS encoding nucleotide pyrophosphatase/phosphodiesterase family protein: MRKTVVLDIVGLSGALIGEHTPFLSAWAKKNHQSSIRPMLPAVTTAVQSTYLTGAWPSETGIVGNGWYDRTDSEIKFWKQSNKLVHGEKVWETARRKHPGLTCSKMFWWYNMYSTADFSVTPRPQYLSDGRKMPDCYAYPAGLRDRLQQELGTFPLFQFWGPGANIKSSQWIADASILTDRWHHPDLTLIYLPHLDYCLQKFGHDYTKIGPELRAIDGVVKQLIEYYEQQKAEVIILSEYGITNVSRPVHINRLLREHGLIDVRVERGTELLDAGASKAFAVADHQIAHIYINDRSVTKKVRDLVEQLPGVGQVLDRDGIRAHNMHHERCGDLVLVADKDSWFTYYYWLDDAKAPDFARLVEIHRKPGYDPVEMFLNPADPLVKLKVIGKVLKKKLGFRYLMNVIPLDATLIKGSHGRLAEDEKDHAILLTSRPVPQSVQATDVRDIILEHIG, encoded by the coding sequence ATGAGAAAAACCGTAGTGCTGGATATCGTAGGATTGTCGGGCGCCCTCATCGGAGAGCACACGCCCTTCCTGAGCGCCTGGGCGAAGAAAAACCACCAGTCGTCCATCCGGCCCATGCTGCCCGCCGTTACCACCGCCGTGCAGTCGACCTACCTTACCGGGGCCTGGCCCAGCGAAACCGGCATCGTCGGGAATGGCTGGTACGACCGGACAGACAGTGAGATCAAATTCTGGAAACAATCCAATAAACTCGTTCACGGGGAAAAAGTCTGGGAAACCGCCCGCCGGAAACATCCCGGGCTCACTTGTTCCAAGATGTTCTGGTGGTACAACATGTACTCCACCGCCGATTTCTCCGTAACGCCGCGCCCACAGTACCTTTCCGACGGCCGGAAGATGCCCGATTGCTATGCGTACCCGGCCGGTCTGAGAGACCGGCTGCAGCAGGAGCTGGGCACTTTCCCGCTCTTCCAGTTCTGGGGGCCCGGCGCCAACATCAAATCTTCACAATGGATCGCCGACGCGTCTATCCTCACAGACCGCTGGCACCATCCCGACCTCACGCTTATCTATCTTCCCCATCTCGACTATTGCCTGCAGAAATTCGGTCACGACTATACGAAGATCGGCCCGGAGCTGCGCGCTATCGATGGTGTGGTGAAGCAGCTCATCGAATATTACGAACAGCAGAAAGCTGAGGTGATCATACTTTCCGAATACGGCATCACCAACGTCAGCCGTCCGGTGCATATCAACCGCCTGCTGCGTGAGCATGGGCTGATCGATGTTCGTGTGGAACGGGGGACGGAGTTGCTGGACGCGGGCGCTTCCAAAGCGTTCGCCGTTGCCGATCACCAGATCGCGCATATCTACATCAACGACCGGAGCGTGACCAAGAAGGTGCGCGACCTGGTGGAGCAGTTGCCCGGGGTGGGACAGGTGCTCGACCGTGACGGGATCCGCGCGCACAACATGCATCACGAACGCTGCGGCGATCTTGTGCTGGTGGCCGACAAAGACAGTTGGTTCACTTACTATTACTGGCTCGACGATGCGAAGGCGCCCGACTTCGCGCGGTTGGTGGAGATCCACCGCAAGCCGGGGTACGACCCGGTGGAAATGTTCCTCAACCCGGCAGACCCGCTGGTGAAGCTGAAAGTGATCGGTAAAGTGCTGAAAAAGAAACTGGGCTTCCGGTACCTGATGAACGTCATCCCCCTCGATGCCACGCTGATCAAGGGTTCGCACGGCAGGTTGGCGGAAGACGAAAAAGACCACGCGATCCTGCTCACTTCACGTCCCGTTCCGCAATCGGTGCAGGCCACGGATGTGAGGGATATCATCCTGGAACATATCGGGTAA